From Chryseobacterium joostei, the proteins below share one genomic window:
- a CDS encoding response regulator transcription factor: protein MSSQIKIALIDDEQLILEGVKMLLSNEKNISVCLTADNGPDFIEDLEKLSPSEFPDIALVDVQMKPMNGFELVEILKDKYPDLKIIILSSHYKTSILGYMVKLGVSAFLPKNSNKKTFIDAITMVDKNGVFFTAEDHQMLFTYMNSTAKKNSLFETEDELSEREKDVVKLICQEFTNNEIGEKLFISPRTVESHRQRILEKIGAKNTVGIVIYAIVNNIYSLEKI, encoded by the coding sequence ATGAGTTCCCAAATCAAAATAGCACTGATTGATGATGAACAGCTGATCCTTGAAGGGGTGAAAATGCTGCTATCTAATGAAAAAAACATATCCGTTTGTCTTACTGCCGATAATGGTCCCGATTTTATAGAAGATCTGGAAAAACTTTCACCATCAGAATTTCCTGATATTGCACTTGTAGATGTCCAGATGAAACCCATGAACGGATTTGAGCTGGTGGAAATTCTCAAGGATAAATATCCGGATCTTAAAATCATTATCCTTTCTTCACACTACAAAACCTCCATTCTGGGGTATATGGTGAAGCTGGGAGTTTCAGCTTTCCTTCCCAAAAACTCAAATAAGAAAACGTTTATAGATGCCATAACAATGGTGGATAAAAACGGAGTTTTCTTTACTGCTGAAGATCATCAGATGCTGTTTACCTACATGAATAGTACAGCCAAGAAAAATTCACTTTTTGAAACAGAAGATGAACTGTCTGAAAGAGAAAAAGATGTTGTAAAACTAATTTGTCAGGAATTTACCAATAATGAAATAGGCGAAAAACTCTTTATAAGCCCAAGAACTGTGGAAAGCCACAGGCAACGGATCCTTGAAAAGATTGGTGCCAAAAACACAGTGGGAATCGTAATCTACGCCATTGTGAATAACATATACTCACTTGAAAAAATATAA
- a CDS encoding sensor histidine kinase, producing the protein MILIIVTIAIIVSFIMLAYRAFISRIIKEKNTQHEAEVLHQKKLILENIKAQEEERKRIAVMIHDDIGNRLNILSLWLNNLDTHGDEVIKKNIYGQMSSLIDAARSISHSLYPVNLESVGLVLYAEELIANLSHKINISLQVMPGYKKKDLFVEVQLYRIIQEFTTNVIKHSDATDLWIYIKDYPQNMTVVISDNGQGFEYEEVKKGMGIKNIESRIQSMNAVHKWKKTFLNKGSRLIVKIPKYHEFPNQNSTD; encoded by the coding sequence TTGATCCTTATAATTGTTACCATAGCAATTATAGTATCCTTTATTATGTTGGCTTACAGAGCCTTTATCAGCAGGATTATTAAAGAAAAAAATACCCAGCATGAAGCTGAAGTTCTTCATCAGAAAAAACTAATACTGGAGAATATCAAAGCTCAGGAAGAAGAAAGAAAAAGAATTGCAGTCATGATTCACGATGATATTGGAAACAGGCTTAATATTCTTTCCTTATGGCTGAATAATCTTGATACCCATGGTGATGAGGTGATTAAAAAAAATATTTACGGTCAGATGTCTTCCCTGATTGATGCTGCCAGAAGTATTTCCCACTCACTATATCCTGTTAATCTTGAATCCGTTGGGCTGGTTTTATATGCAGAAGAACTGATTGCCAATCTTTCGCATAAAATTAATATTTCCCTGCAGGTGATGCCGGGATATAAAAAGAAGGATCTTTTTGTAGAAGTACAGTTGTATAGGATTATTCAGGAATTCACCACCAATGTTATCAAGCATTCTGATGCTACAGACCTGTGGATTTACATAAAAGATTATCCACAAAATATGACTGTCGTGATTTCAGATAATGGGCAGGGATTTGAATATGAAGAGGTAAAAAAAGGAATGGGAATCAAGAATATTGAATCCAGAATCCAGTCTATGAATGCCGTTCACAAATGGAAAAAAACTTTTTTAAATAAAGGAAGTCGTTTAATTGTAAAAATTCCAAAATATCATGAGTTCCCAAATCAAAATAGCACTGATTGA
- a CDS encoding DUF5715 family protein, with protein MRKFLCVVFVPFIYSLHYSQAAKKALPCYDLTTVLKVEPTALYKPHLDASKSFGIQLLKDSKTLQKYINKGKFHKIKKSGKGYNVQKLDYSKGYMVSKAKTTLENMGAKFSKATKGGTFTVSSITRTLEDQCRLRKVNSNASLGISSHNYGNSFDISYIRFNNILKYNPKMEVALEKVLKHYADAGRIYYIKEKQQSCYHITVKNY; from the coding sequence ATGAGAAAGTTTCTTTGTGTGGTCTTCGTACCTTTTATTTATAGTTTACATTATTCGCAGGCGGCAAAAAAAGCTCTGCCCTGCTATGATCTTACGACTGTTTTGAAGGTAGAACCTACTGCGCTTTACAAACCCCATCTTGATGCTTCGAAGAGCTTTGGTATTCAATTACTCAAAGATTCTAAAACCTTGCAGAAGTACATTAACAAAGGGAAATTTCATAAAATAAAGAAATCGGGGAAAGGATATAACGTTCAAAAGCTTGATTATAGTAAAGGATATATGGTTTCCAAGGCGAAAACTACGCTGGAGAATATGGGGGCTAAATTCAGCAAGGCAACAAAGGGTGGAACATTTACTGTTTCATCCATTACTAGAACTCTGGAGGACCAATGCAGACTAAGAAAAGTGAATTCCAATGCCTCACTAGGGATAAGTTCTCATAATTATGGCAACTCTTTCGATATTTCTTATATAAGGTTCAATAATATTCTCAAGTATAATCCTAAGATGGAAGTGGCACTGGAGAAAGTTTTAAAGCATTATGCGGATGCCGGTAGAATTTATTACATTAAAGAAAAGCAACAAAGCTGTTATCATATTACGGTGAAAAATTATTAG
- the aqpZ gene encoding aquaporin Z, whose translation MKKLFAEFFGTFWLVFGGCGSAVFAAGVPDIGIGLLGVALAFGLTVLTMAYAVGHISGGHFNPAVSFGLLAGGRFSAKDLIPYIVAQCLGAIVAAGCLYTILNGAGVVDFSKPGAFATNFYGEAVYNGKAFSMGAAFLAEFLLTAFFLIVIMGATDKWANGKFAGIAIGLALTLIHLISIPITNTSVNPARSLSQAVFTGGLAMSQLWLFWVAPILGGIVGGLIYKFLLQRDSTEVVAD comes from the coding sequence ATAAAAAAACTTTTTGCTGAATTTTTCGGCACATTTTGGCTTGTTTTCGGAGGTTGCGGAAGTGCTGTTTTCGCAGCCGGCGTTCCCGATATTGGTATTGGACTTTTAGGAGTTGCACTTGCCTTTGGTCTTACGGTTCTTACGATGGCTTATGCTGTTGGCCATATTTCCGGAGGGCATTTTAATCCGGCTGTTTCCTTTGGACTTTTAGCAGGTGGAAGATTTTCTGCAAAAGATCTTATTCCTTACATTGTAGCACAATGTTTAGGAGCTATTGTTGCAGCAGGTTGCCTATACACTATCCTAAACGGAGCCGGAGTAGTAGATTTCTCTAAACCCGGTGCGTTTGCCACAAACTTCTATGGAGAAGCTGTTTATAACGGAAAAGCATTCAGCATGGGAGCAGCGTTCCTGGCAGAATTCTTATTAACAGCGTTTTTCCTTATCGTAATTATGGGAGCAACGGATAAATGGGCTAATGGTAAGTTTGCAGGGATCGCAATTGGTCTTGCGCTTACTTTAATTCACCTTATCTCCATTCCAATTACCAATACTTCTGTAAACCCTGCAAGATCTCTTTCTCAGGCTGTTTTCACAGGAGGACTTGCCATGTCGCAACTTTGGTTGTTCTGGGTAGCTCCAATCTTGGGAGGAATTGTAGGTGGATTAATCTACAAGTTCTTGCTACAGAGAGATTCTACGGAAGTAGTAGCAGATTAG
- a CDS encoding LuxE/PaaK family acyltransferase: MELKSIFSIQTAQDFLNASLKTFRYQYENIEIYRKFVDYLNINPDEVKSLDKIPFLPIEMFKNHQILDKNVTADLFFQSSGTTQMNLSKHFIANPELYEESIYKSFEQFIGKPEEFIFLGLLPSYLEKQNSSLIYMVDYLMKKSDKPENGYFLYNHSDLFDLLSQLKDKKVILFGVSFALLDFLDTLESLDLSISESLNLTVIETGGMKGRKEEMTKDELLNILQSGFNTDKIYSEYSMTELLSQAYSLGNNEYSCPNWMRIMVRNAEDPFSYEQEGRTGAINIIDLANTHSCSFIATQDLGKITGDKFQVLGRIDHSDIRGCSLLVS, encoded by the coding sequence ATGGAACTGAAAAGCATATTCAGCATACAAACAGCACAGGATTTCCTAAATGCATCATTGAAAACATTTCGTTATCAGTATGAAAATATTGAAATATACAGGAAATTTGTTGACTATTTAAACATCAATCCGGATGAGGTTAAAAGCCTTGATAAGATCCCTTTTTTACCCATTGAAATGTTTAAAAATCATCAGATTCTGGATAAAAATGTAACTGCTGATCTATTTTTTCAAAGTTCCGGGACTACGCAAATGAATTTATCAAAACATTTCATTGCCAATCCCGAATTATATGAGGAAAGCATTTACAAAAGTTTTGAACAGTTCATCGGAAAGCCCGAGGAGTTTATCTTCCTTGGTCTGCTTCCAAGTTATCTGGAGAAACAGAACTCATCACTCATCTATATGGTGGATTATCTGATGAAAAAATCAGACAAGCCTGAAAACGGCTATTTTCTTTATAATCATTCTGATCTTTTTGATCTCTTAAGCCAATTAAAGGATAAAAAAGTAATTCTTTTCGGTGTTTCCTTTGCACTGCTAGACTTTTTGGATACATTAGAATCTCTTGATCTGTCAATTTCTGAATCTCTTAATCTAACGGTTATTGAAACAGGCGGAATGAAAGGAAGAAAAGAAGAAATGACAAAGGATGAACTTCTGAATATTTTGCAGAGTGGATTTAATACAGATAAAATATATTCGGAATATTCTATGACGGAATTATTGTCTCAGGCTTATTCCTTAGGAAATAATGAATACAGTTGTCCTAACTGGATGAGAATTATGGTTAGAAATGCAGAAGACCCTTTTTCCTACGAACAAGAAGGAAGAACAGGAGCCATTAATATCATTGATCTTGCCAATACCCATTCCTGCTCCTTTATTGCCACTCAGGATTTAGGAAAAATAACAGGAGATAAGTTTCAGGTATTGGGCAGAATAGATCATTCCGATATCCGTGGCTGCAGCTTGCTGGTAAGCTAA
- a CDS encoding UDP-2,3-diacylglucosamine diphosphatase — protein sequence MLKTIINLEPGKKVYFASDQHFGAPTLKESKVREEKFIRWMDEIKEDAQVLFLMGDLFDFWHEWKHVVPKGYVRVLGKIAELKDRGIHIYFFVGNHDLWMKDYLEEEIGCTVFYQKQYFEMGGKQFLLAHGDGLGPGDKGYKRMKKLFTNPVAQWFFKWLHPDIAMKIALYLSQKNKMISGEEDKAFLGEDKEFLIIYSKEKLKTQKIDYFVYGHRHLPMVLDLEQNSKYINLGDWISYFTYGVFEKDFELKVYEK from the coding sequence GTGCTAAAAACAATAATTAATCTAGAACCTGGAAAAAAAGTATATTTTGCTTCAGATCAGCATTTTGGTGCTCCTACCCTTAAGGAAAGCAAAGTGCGTGAGGAGAAATTTATACGTTGGATGGACGAGATCAAGGAAGATGCACAGGTTTTATTTTTAATGGGTGACCTTTTTGATTTCTGGCATGAATGGAAACATGTAGTTCCTAAGGGATATGTACGTGTTTTAGGGAAAATTGCAGAACTGAAAGACAGAGGAATTCATATTTATTTCTTTGTAGGCAACCATGACCTGTGGATGAAAGATTACCTTGAAGAGGAAATTGGATGTACGGTTTTCTATCAAAAACAGTACTTTGAAATGGGAGGAAAGCAGTTTTTGCTGGCTCATGGAGATGGACTTGGGCCTGGTGATAAAGGCTATAAAAGAATGAAGAAACTATTCACCAATCCCGTAGCACAATGGTTCTTTAAATGGCTTCATCCGGATATTGCAATGAAAATTGCATTGTACCTTTCTCAAAAGAATAAAATGATCTCCGGAGAAGAAGATAAAGCTTTCTTAGGCGAAGACAAAGAATTCCTGATTATCTATTCCAAAGAAAAGCTGAAAACTCAGAAGATTGACTATTTTGTGTATGGGCACAGACATCTTCCAATGGTACTGGATTTGGAACAGAATTCAAAATACATCAACCTTGGAGACTGGATTTCCTATTTTACCTACGGAGTTTTTGAAAAGGACTTTGAATTAAAGGTTTACGAGAAATAA
- a CDS encoding 6-pyruvoyl trahydropterin synthase family protein, translating to MIRITKIFTFETAHVLYNYDGKCKNMHGHSYKLFVTVKGKPINDIENPKNGMVVDFGDIKSIVKSEIVDVWDHAVLLNALTPHKELGDDLEQKGHKVIYCSFQPTCENMLYAIAAKVKSRLPEGISLAYLKLHETENSYGEWFAEDNQ from the coding sequence ATGATACGTATAACAAAAATTTTTACATTCGAAACAGCCCACGTACTGTATAACTACGATGGGAAGTGTAAAAATATGCATGGACATTCTTATAAGCTGTTTGTAACAGTAAAAGGAAAACCGATTAATGATATTGAAAACCCTAAAAACGGGATGGTAGTTGATTTCGGAGATATCAAAAGTATCGTAAAATCTGAAATCGTAGATGTTTGGGATCATGCAGTTCTTTTGAATGCTTTAACTCCACACAAGGAATTGGGAGATGATCTTGAGCAAAAAGGACATAAAGTAATCTATTGCAGCTTCCAGCCAACCTGCGAAAATATGTTGTATGCTATTGCAGCGAAAGTAAAATCAAGACTTCCGGAGGGAATCTCATTGGCATATCTGAAACTTCATGAGACAGAAAATTCTTATGGAGAATGGTTTGCAGAAGACAATCAATAA
- a CDS encoding serine hydrolase: protein MKQIILTIVLSNLSIFCYAQKTEPSKTVDNYVKSVIQINEIPGMAVGIVKNNKIVFQKYYGTETLENNKKVDSNSMFRIYSNTKLMSNVGLFKLIEDGKLSLEDKVSKYVDNLPKEWQNVQVKNLLSHSSGLPNWVEFKDISVNATNAEVIDRLSKEKMEFETGDHYRYNQTNYLLITMIIQKITGKTYENYIIENQFPDSRNQIVFSSNSVERIPNRVGKYNYNKTKKQYEKLTAIEGVRAHSSNGLAITLPAFLQWSMHFSKNDFLKPETIKMMWQPFHYKNNGFEFAHGWEITDSNNIRSYGFSGGNVSAYSIFPDNDMAIVVMYNGNKGFPVMYQMINHIAGIMDKQLMDPYTLAEEITIAEPNVHPNLKKDIYGYKIEKDNVIFSYQYPKNLSTEFVKSISVAGSFNDWKADNTSYQLISKNNNTFELAIPKSNFEKGKTYTFKFVMNKSGWLTVPYNAVNVDGTQDNNLTLKID from the coding sequence ATGAAACAAATTATCTTAACAATAGTCTTATCTAATCTTTCTATTTTTTGTTATGCTCAAAAAACAGAGCCCTCAAAAACAGTCGATAACTATGTGAAAAGCGTTATCCAAATCAATGAAATCCCTGGGATGGCTGTTGGCATTGTGAAGAATAATAAAATAGTTTTCCAAAAATATTACGGAACAGAAACCCTGGAGAATAATAAAAAGGTAGATTCCAATTCAATGTTCAGGATTTATTCCAATACGAAACTAATGTCAAATGTTGGCCTTTTTAAGCTTATTGAAGACGGAAAGCTATCATTGGAAGATAAAGTTTCAAAATATGTAGATAATTTACCAAAGGAATGGCAGAATGTTCAGGTGAAAAATCTTCTTTCACACTCCTCTGGGCTTCCAAACTGGGTTGAGTTTAAAGATATTTCGGTAAATGCAACCAATGCTGAAGTTATTGATCGATTAAGTAAGGAAAAAATGGAATTTGAAACCGGAGATCATTATAGATACAATCAGACCAATTATCTGTTGATTACCATGATCATTCAAAAGATAACCGGGAAAACCTATGAAAACTATATCATTGAAAATCAATTTCCGGATTCCAGAAATCAGATCGTGTTTTCTTCCAATTCTGTTGAAAGAATACCTAACAGAGTAGGAAAGTACAATTATAATAAAACGAAGAAACAATATGAAAAACTAACTGCCATTGAAGGCGTGAGAGCTCATTCTTCAAATGGACTCGCCATTACACTTCCTGCTTTTTTGCAATGGAGCATGCATTTTAGTAAAAATGATTTTCTGAAGCCGGAAACAATAAAAATGATGTGGCAGCCATTTCATTATAAAAATAACGGATTTGAATTCGCGCATGGCTGGGAAATTACAGATTCAAATAATATAAGATCGTATGGTTTTTCCGGTGGAAATGTAAGTGCATACAGTATTTTTCCGGATAACGATATGGCTATTGTGGTAATGTATAATGGAAACAAAGGATTTCCGGTGATGTATCAAATGATTAATCATATTGCAGGAATTATGGATAAACAGCTTATGGATCCATACACATTGGCAGAAGAGATTACCATTGCAGAACCTAATGTTCATCCTAATTTGAAGAAAGATATTTACGGATACAAAATAGAAAAAGACAACGTCATATTTTCTTACCAATATCCAAAAAATCTAAGTACTGAATTTGTTAAAAGTATTTCAGTAGCAGGTTCATTTAATGATTGGAAAGCGGATAATACATCCTATCAATTAATTTCCAAAAACAACAATACTTTTGAATTGGCAATCCCAAAATCAAACTTTGAAAAAGGAAAAACCTATACCTTTAAGTTTGTTATGAATAAAAGCGGATGGCTAACAGTTCCTTACAATGCTGTGAATGTAGATGGAACACAGGATAATAATTTAACCCTGAAAATTGATTAA
- a CDS encoding acyl-CoA thioesterase — MSLMYEKQIRVTEEHIDQNSHVNNVQYVHWVEEVAAEHWDLLKQKTEYVNDAWMLLDHHIQYKKQVYLNDVITVKTYPQTPEGAKQPRKVEFYCNGELVVDSSTLWVLFDTETKKIKRLERNWLEKLDLIL; from the coding sequence ATGAGTTTAATGTATGAAAAACAGATACGGGTAACAGAAGAACATATAGATCAAAACAGCCATGTAAATAATGTGCAGTATGTACATTGGGTAGAGGAAGTGGCGGCTGAGCACTGGGATCTTTTAAAACAGAAAACAGAATATGTAAATGATGCCTGGATGCTTCTGGATCATCATATCCAATACAAAAAGCAAGTGTATCTGAATGATGTGATTACAGTGAAAACTTATCCCCAAACTCCTGAAGGCGCCAAACAGCCCCGAAAAGTAGAATTTTATTGCAATGGCGAACTTGTGGTAGATTCAAGTACACTTTGGGTTTTATTCGATACAGAAACAAAAAAAATAAAACGATTAGAAAGAAATTGGCTGGAAAAACTGGACCTAATATTATAA
- a CDS encoding OmpH family outer membrane protein: MKLIKLFFIAAGLTLTANTVNAQQKIGNVNTDDIFANLSEVKTVGATIEGLTKAKQTEIEKMITEYQTKLKAAQDKEGTMTEANKEAVTKELMAAHTELQGLAKKIEESRALAAKELSAKQNELFAPIQQKVKDAISAVAKERNLNYIFDISSQDGNNLVYTDGSEDITAQVKTKLGASATTKAAPKSKK, translated from the coding sequence ATGAAGCTAATTAAATTATTTTTTATTGCAGCAGGGTTAACACTAACGGCTAATACTGTAAATGCTCAGCAGAAGATTGGAAACGTGAACACTGATGATATTTTTGCTAATTTGTCTGAGGTAAAAACTGTAGGAGCAACTATTGAGGGGCTTACAAAAGCAAAGCAGACCGAAATCGAAAAAATGATCACTGAGTATCAGACTAAACTTAAGGCTGCACAGGATAAAGAAGGTACAATGACTGAAGCCAATAAGGAAGCGGTGACGAAAGAGTTGATGGCCGCTCACACAGAACTACAGGGATTGGCTAAAAAAATAGAAGAATCCAGAGCATTGGCTGCTAAAGAGCTTTCTGCTAAGCAAAATGAATTGTTTGCTCCAATACAACAAAAAGTAAAGGATGCTATTTCTGCTGTAGCGAAAGAAAGAAACCTGAATTATATATTTGATATTTCATCACAGGATGGTAATAATCTTGTTTATACTGACGGAAGTGAAGATATCACTGCTCAAGTAAAAACTAAACTAGGAGCTTCTGCAACAACTAAGGCAGCTCCAAAGTCTAAAAAATAA
- the aceA gene encoding isocitrate lyase, with the protein MKTKQEQIQALEQDWLTNPRWNGVKRPYTAEEVLKLRGSYKIDYTIATEMSKKLWDKLNTQDYVAGLGALTGNQAVQEVDAGLEAIYLSGWQVAADANLSGEMYPDQSLYPANSVPSVVKKINNALLRADQVQSVSGAGDKEYLVPIVADAEAGFGGNLNAFELMKQMIEAGAAGVHFEDQLSSAKKCGHLGGKVLVPTQEAINKLIAARLAADVLGVPSLIVARTDADAADLLTSDIDDRDKKFVTGERTSEGFYVVKNGVEQGIDRGLSYAPYADLIWMETSNPDLEQARKFAEGIHAKFPGKMLAYNCSPSFNWAARLSVEEMSTFREELAKMGYKFQFITLAGFHALNTAMFELALAYKERGMAGYSELQEREFALQQKGFRAVKHQSFVGTGYFDEVQNVVTNGSSATVAMKDSTETAQFH; encoded by the coding sequence ATGAAAACAAAACAAGAACAAATCCAGGCTCTAGAGCAAGATTGGCTAACGAACCCACGCTGGAATGGGGTAAAAAGACCTTATACAGCTGAAGAGGTTTTAAAACTTAGAGGTTCCTATAAAATTGACTATACCATTGCTACAGAAATGTCTAAAAAGCTCTGGGATAAATTAAATACTCAGGACTATGTGGCAGGACTTGGTGCATTAACTGGTAACCAAGCCGTGCAGGAAGTAGATGCAGGACTGGAAGCTATTTATCTGTCAGGATGGCAGGTAGCTGCAGATGCTAATCTATCAGGAGAAATGTATCCGGATCAGTCATTATATCCGGCAAACTCAGTGCCTTCCGTAGTGAAAAAAATTAATAATGCCTTATTAAGGGCGGATCAGGTTCAGTCGGTAAGTGGTGCCGGAGATAAAGAATACCTTGTACCAATTGTTGCAGATGCTGAAGCAGGCTTTGGAGGTAACCTGAACGCTTTTGAGCTTATGAAGCAGATGATTGAGGCTGGAGCCGCGGGTGTTCATTTTGAAGATCAGTTGTCTTCTGCAAAAAAATGTGGACACTTAGGTGGAAAAGTACTGGTTCCTACCCAGGAAGCGATCAATAAATTAATAGCAGCACGTCTGGCAGCAGATGTATTAGGAGTTCCAAGTCTTATTGTCGCGAGAACGGATGCTGACGCAGCAGATTTATTGACTTCAGATATTGATGATAGAGACAAGAAATTTGTAACAGGAGAAAGAACCTCTGAAGGTTTTTATGTAGTAAAAAACGGAGTAGAGCAGGGTATAGACAGGGGATTATCCTATGCACCCTATGCAGATCTGATCTGGATGGAAACTTCTAATCCGGATTTGGAACAGGCAAGAAAATTTGCAGAAGGAATTCATGCGAAATTTCCTGGAAAAATGCTTGCTTATAACTGTTCCCCATCTTTCAACTGGGCAGCAAGGCTAAGTGTGGAAGAAATGTCTACTTTCCGTGAAGAGTTGGCAAAAATGGGTTACAAATTCCAGTTTATCACATTGGCAGGATTCCATGCCTTGAATACGGCAATGTTTGAACTGGCCTTGGCTTATAAAGAAAGAGGAATGGCAGGATATTCAGAATTGCAGGAACGTGAGTTTGCTCTTCAGCAAAAAGGATTTCGAGCAGTGAAGCATCAGTCTTTTGTAGGAACAGGATACTTTGATGAGGTTCAGAATGTTGTTACCAATGGTTCTTCTGCTACGGTAGCCATGAAAGATTCCACAGAAACCGCGCAGTTTCATTAA
- the aceB gene encoding malate synthase A yields the protein METKTQLKITAQKQFEEIFTPDLIDFLIALHQNFNHKRLELLKERKKTQQEFDQGVLPRFLKETEEIRNGNWVCAPLPEDLLDRRVEITGPVDRKMIINALNSGALTFMADFEDSSSPTWENCMDGQINLSDTVNRTIDFVNEKGKAYQLNEKTAVLLVRPRGLHLPEKHIKINEEETSGSLVDFGIYFFRNVKNLLERGSGPYFYLPKLEHYKEARWWNDVFVFAQNYLGISQGTIKATVLIETITASFQIDEILYELKEHSAGLNCGRWDYIFSYIKKFRNLPEFIVPDRDQVTMTSPFMSAYSKRVIEGCHKRNVHAMGGMAAQIPVKDNDEANNIAFEKVRSDKEREVKNGHDGTWVAHPALVSVAMEIFNQHMPSKNQIDKKFEYHIKESDLLEIPKGEITEKGIRKNINVGILYIESWLMGTGAAAIYNLMEDAATAEISRTQIWQWLKNEALLSDDRTLTRSMILQWETEEMDNIEKYVGETRFKNGKFNLAKELFNELIFSENFEEFLTLKAYPFI from the coding sequence ATGGAAACCAAGACTCAACTCAAAATAACGGCTCAGAAACAGTTTGAAGAAATTTTCACTCCAGATTTAATCGATTTTCTGATTGCTCTTCATCAGAACTTCAATCATAAAAGATTAGAACTTTTAAAAGAAAGAAAAAAAACTCAACAGGAATTTGATCAAGGAGTGCTTCCAAGGTTTTTAAAGGAAACAGAAGAAATAAGAAATGGAAATTGGGTTTGTGCCCCGTTGCCGGAAGATTTATTAGACAGAAGAGTGGAGATTACCGGACCGGTTGATCGTAAAATGATTATCAATGCCTTGAATTCCGGAGCGCTAACATTTATGGCAGATTTTGAAGACAGCAGTTCGCCGACATGGGAAAACTGCATGGATGGACAAATTAATCTTTCCGATACTGTGAACAGAACGATTGATTTTGTAAACGAAAAAGGAAAGGCTTATCAGCTCAATGAAAAAACAGCCGTGCTATTGGTTCGTCCAAGAGGTTTACATCTTCCGGAAAAGCATATTAAGATCAATGAAGAAGAAACATCAGGATCATTGGTTGATTTTGGAATCTACTTTTTCAGAAATGTAAAAAATCTTTTGGAGAGAGGAAGCGGTCCTTACTTTTATCTTCCAAAACTAGAACATTACAAGGAAGCACGATGGTGGAATGATGTCTTCGTTTTTGCACAAAATTATCTGGGAATTTCACAAGGAACCATTAAGGCAACAGTTTTAATAGAAACCATTACCGCTTCATTTCAGATTGATGAAATCTTATACGAATTAAAAGAACACAGTGCAGGATTAAACTGCGGAAGATGGGATTACATTTTCTCGTACATCAAAAAATTTAGAAACCTTCCTGAGTTTATTGTTCCGGACAGGGATCAGGTGACGATGACTTCACCTTTTATGAGTGCTTATTCAAAAAGAGTAATCGAAGGTTGTCATAAAAGAAACGTTCATGCAATGGGAGGAATGGCGGCACAAATACCTGTAAAAGATAATGATGAAGCCAATAACATCGCTTTTGAAAAAGTAAGAAGTGATAAAGAAAGGGAAGTGAAAAACGGACATGACGGAACCTGGGTAGCACATCCTGCGTTGGTTTCTGTAGCAATGGAGATTTTTAATCAGCATATGCCGTCAAAAAACCAGATTGATAAAAAATTTGAATACCATATAAAAGAAAGTGATCTGCTGGAAATTCCTAAAGGTGAAATCACAGAAAAGGGCATCCGAAAAAACATCAATGTCGGAATTCTTTACATTGAAAGCTGGCTGATGGGAACAGGAGCTGCAGCTATTTATAACTTGATGGAAGATGCAGCTACCGCAGAGATTTCAAGAACACAGATTTGGCAATGGCTGAAAAATGAAGCTTTACTGAGTGATGACAGGACATTAACCCGAAGTATGATTCTGCAATGGGAAACCGAAGAAATGGATAATATTGAAAAATATGTGGGAGAAACACGTTTCAAAAACGGAAAATTTAACCTTGCCAAGGAGCTTTTCAATGAATTGATCTTTTCAGAAAACTTTGAAGAATTTTTAACCTTAAAAGCATATCCCTTTATTTAG